One window of the Pseudomonas sp. S04 genome contains the following:
- a CDS encoding transglutaminase family protein: MSIHVALHHVTHYRYDRAVELGPQIVRLRPAAHSRTRILSYSLKVLPEQHFINWQQDPQGNYLARLVFPEKTEQLRIEVDLLAEMAVFNPFDFFLEPYAEHIPFAYAADERKELAPYLETLPLTPRLKAYLQGIERTPLPAVDFLVALNQRLSEDIGYLIRMEPGVQTPEYTLEHASGSCRDSAWLLVQLLRNLGLAARFVSGYLIQLTADVKSLDGPSGTEVDFTDLHAWCEVYLPGAGWIGLDATSGLFAGEGHIPLACSPDPSSAAPISGLVEPCECEFSHEMSVERIWEAPRVTKPYTEEQWQAIQTLGRQIDGDLLAGDVRLTMGGEPTFVSIDDPDGAEWNTAALGPDKRRLSAELFQRLRKHYAPKGLVHFGQGKWYPGEQLPRWSLNCYWRRDGVPVWHNSALIADEQQDYGADGALAGRFLASVAERLKLPARFVFPAYEDHFYYLWREGNLPLNVSAEDPRLDEPLERARLRKVFSQGLDKVIGQVLPLARTAQGDQWQSGRWYLRDEHCRLIPGDSPLGYRLPLGSQPWVKAAEYPFIHPQDPNQDFPALPGTAQLAVHATPAEAEERVPALDESADWLTRTAFCAEAREGRLYLFMPPLARLEDYLELVSAIEATAQELHCPVLLEGYEPPSDPRLSNFRVTPDPGVIEVNVQPSATWDELVERTEFLYEEARQTRLTSEKFMIDGRHTGTGGGNHFVLGGATPADSPFLRRPDLLRSLISYWHNHPSLSYLFSGLFIGPTSQAPRVDEARNDALYELEIAFAQMPPPGEACAPWLVDRLLRNLLIDVTGNTHRAEFCIDKLYSPDGATGRLGLLELRAFEMPPHARMSLVQQLLLRALVARFWREPYAPAKLARWGTELHDRFLLPHFIEQDFADVLVDLNAAGYALRAEWFAAHLEFRFPKVGDYAVSGIELELRQALEPWHVLGEEGATGGTVRYVDSSLERLQVKLTGLAAQRYVLTCNGVAVPLQPTGRVGEFVAGVRFRAWQPANCLQPTIGVHAPLVFDLLDTWMQRSLGGCQYHVAHPGGRNYDSLPVNANEAESRRMARFFRLGHSPGPLQVPTLTINDELPMTLDLRRFAQASQ, from the coding sequence GTGTCGATTCATGTCGCATTGCACCACGTCACGCACTACCGCTACGACCGCGCCGTCGAACTCGGCCCGCAGATCGTGCGCCTGCGCCCGGCGGCCCATAGCCGCACGCGGATCCTCTCTTATTCGCTGAAAGTGTTGCCCGAGCAGCACTTCATCAACTGGCAGCAAGACCCCCAGGGCAACTACCTGGCGCGCTTGGTGTTCCCGGAAAAGACTGAGCAACTGCGCATCGAAGTCGACTTGCTGGCCGAAATGGCGGTGTTCAACCCGTTCGATTTTTTCCTCGAGCCCTACGCCGAGCACATCCCGTTCGCCTACGCCGCGGATGAACGCAAGGAACTGGCGCCGTACCTCGAAACCCTGCCGCTGACCCCCAGGCTCAAGGCTTATCTGCAGGGTATCGAGCGCACACCGCTGCCGGCCGTGGATTTCCTGGTGGCCCTCAACCAGCGCCTGAGCGAAGACATCGGTTACCTGATTCGCATGGAGCCCGGGGTCCAGACCCCGGAATACACCCTGGAGCACGCATCCGGTTCATGCCGCGACTCGGCCTGGTTGCTGGTGCAGCTGCTGCGCAACCTCGGGCTGGCAGCGCGTTTTGTCTCGGGTTACCTGATCCAGCTCACGGCGGACGTGAAGAGCCTCGACGGGCCGTCCGGCACCGAAGTGGATTTCACCGACTTGCACGCCTGGTGCGAAGTCTACCTGCCGGGTGCGGGCTGGATCGGCCTGGACGCCACCTCTGGGCTGTTTGCCGGTGAAGGACATATTCCGTTGGCCTGTAGTCCCGATCCGTCCTCTGCGGCCCCAATCAGCGGCTTGGTTGAACCTTGTGAGTGTGAGTTCAGCCATGAAATGTCGGTGGAGCGGATCTGGGAAGCGCCCCGGGTCACCAAGCCCTACACCGAGGAGCAGTGGCAGGCCATCCAGACCCTGGGCCGGCAGATCGACGGCGACCTGCTGGCCGGCGATGTGCGGCTGACCATGGGCGGCGAGCCGACCTTCGTTTCGATCGACGACCCGGATGGCGCCGAATGGAACACCGCCGCGCTCGGCCCGGACAAACGTCGGCTATCTGCCGAGCTGTTCCAGCGCCTGCGCAAGCATTACGCGCCCAAAGGCCTGGTGCATTTCGGCCAGGGCAAATGGTACCCCGGCGAGCAACTGCCGCGCTGGTCGCTGAACTGCTACTGGCGGCGTGATGGCGTACCGGTCTGGCACAACAGTGCGTTGATCGCCGATGAGCAGCAGGACTACGGTGCGGATGGTGCGCTGGCCGGGCGTTTTCTGGCGAGTGTCGCCGAGCGCTTGAAATTGCCTGCGCGTTTTGTATTCCCGGCTTACGAAGATCATTTCTATTACCTGTGGCGCGAAGGCAACTTGCCGCTGAACGTCAGCGCCGAAGACCCGCGCCTGGACGAGCCGCTGGAGCGTGCGCGGCTGCGCAAGGTCTTCAGCCAGGGCCTGGACAAGGTGATTGGCCAGGTCCTGCCGCTGGCGCGCACCGCCCAGGGCGACCAGTGGCAAAGCGGGCGCTGGTACCTGCGCGATGAGCATTGCCGGTTGATTCCCGGCGATTCCCCCCTGGGCTATCGATTGCCACTGGGTTCCCAGCCTTGGGTAAAAGCCGCGGAGTATCCGTTCATTCACCCGCAGGACCCCAACCAGGACTTCCCAGCACTGCCGGGCACCGCGCAACTGGCGGTCCACGCTACGCCCGCAGAGGCCGAGGAGCGCGTGCCGGCACTCGACGAGTCGGCCGACTGGCTGACCCGCACCGCGTTCTGCGCCGAGGCTCGGGAAGGGCGCTTGTACCTGTTCATGCCGCCGCTTGCGCGGCTCGAGGATTACCTGGAGCTGGTCAGCGCCATCGAGGCCACCGCCCAGGAACTGCATTGCCCAGTGTTGCTGGAGGGTTATGAACCGCCCAGTGATCCGCGCCTGAGCAATTTCCGGGTGACCCCGGACCCAGGCGTGATCGAGGTCAACGTGCAGCCGTCCGCCACTTGGGATGAGCTGGTGGAGCGCACCGAGTTCCTTTACGAGGAAGCCCGCCAGACCCGCCTGACCAGCGAAAAATTCATGATCGACGGCCGCCACACCGGCACCGGCGGCGGTAACCATTTTGTACTGGGAGGCGCGACTCCGGCCGACTCACCCTTTCTGCGGCGTCCGGACCTGCTGCGCAGCCTGATCAGCTACTGGCACAACCACCCGTCCTTGTCCTACCTGTTTTCCGGCCTGTTCATCGGCCCGACGTCCCAGGCGCCGCGGGTCGACGAGGCGCGCAACGATGCCTTGTACGAGCTGGAAATCGCCTTCGCGCAAATGCCGCCGCCGGGTGAGGCCTGCGCTCCCTGGCTGGTGGATCGCCTGCTACGCAACCTGTTGATCGATGTCACCGGCAACACCCACCGCGCCGAGTTCTGTATCGACAAACTCTATTCGCCGGACGGTGCGACCGGGCGTTTGGGCCTGCTGGAGTTGCGGGCCTTCGAGATGCCGCCCCATGCGCGTATGAGCCTGGTCCAGCAACTGTTGCTGCGGGCCCTGGTGGCGCGCTTCTGGCGCGAGCCCTATGCGCCGGCCAAGCTGGCGCGCTGGGGGACGGAGCTGCATGACCGGTTCCTGCTGCCGCACTTTATCGAGCAGGACTTTGCCGATGTGCTGGTGGATCTCAACGCCGCCGGGTATGCGTTGCGCGCCGAATGGTTCGCCGCCCACCTGGAGTTCCGTTTTCCCAAGGTCGGCGATTATGCGGTCAGCGGCATCGAACTGGAGCTGCGCCAGGCGCTGGAGCCCTGGCATGTGCTGGGCGAGGAGGGCGCAACGGGAGGTACGGTGCGTTATGTCGACTCGTCCCTGGAACGCCTGCAGGTCAAGCTCACGGGGCTGGCTGCGCAGCGCTATGTGCTGACCTGCAATGGGGTTGCGGTGCCGCTGCAGCCGACCGGTCGGGTCGGCGAGTTTGTCGCCGGCGTGCGGTTCCGCGCCTGGCAGCCCGCCAACTGCCTGCAGCCAACCATCGGGGTGCATGCGCCCTTGGTGTTCGACCTGCTCGACACCTGGATGCAGCGCTCCCTGGGGGGCTGCCAATACCACGTTGCCCATCCGGGAGGGCGCAACTACGACAGCCTGCCGGTCAACGCCAACGAAGCCGAGAGCCGGCGCATGGCGCGGTTTTTCCGGCTTGGCCACAGCCCGGGACCCCTTCAGGTCCCGACCCTGACTATCAATGATGAGTTGCCCATGACCCTGGATTTGCGCCGGTTTGCGCAGGCCAGCCAATAA
- a CDS encoding circularly permuted type 2 ATP-grasp protein, whose product MPDLLDRYPLTAGTYHELLDDSGAVRTHWRRLFEQVQRSSPAQLVQRQALLARQIQENGVTYNVYADPKGADRPWELDLLPHVIAAEEWQHLSAGIAQRARLLNAVLADLYGPQRLIAEGLLPAELVFGHNNFLWPCQGIQPPAGTFLHLYAVDLARTPDGRWWVTADRTQAPSGAGYALENRTIVSRAFPELYRDLQVQHLAGFFRTLQETLARQAPSAEEVPLVVLLTPGRFNESYFEHLYLARQLGYPLVEGGDLTVRDATVYLKTLSGLRRVHAIMRRLDDDFCDPLELRTDSALGVPGLLDAVRQGRVLVANALGSGVLESPGLLGFLPKINQYLFGEELLLPSIATWWCGEPPVLEQALAKLPELLIKPAFPSQSFIPVFGRDLSEKQRVDLIQRIRARPYAYVAQELAQLSQAPVWQAETGQLQPRAIGMRVYAVASRDGYRVLPGGLTRVAAEADAEVVSMQRGGASKDTWVLGERAPVGEQWKAQRTLGVHDLVRRDPYLPSRVVENLFWFGRYCERCDDSARLLRIMLARYVDGDDPQALQAAVELGESLMLLPEEGELPERLLAALLGADWSFSLRANLQRLQWAASQVRGKLSRENWQALVELQREAMALSTEAADFGELLDFLNRLVMSLAALSGFALDDMTRDEGWRFLMIGRRIERLQFLSSSLAGFLRGAGAFDQAGLEWLLELGNSSITYRSRYLAVAQLIPVLDLLLLDEQNPHAVLFQLKLVSRSLKRLNHDFAAPAEAALPLLVERLAGFDLGCLENPLFGDSSVRAALDGLADLLQEVADVSNQVSDRLALRHFAHVDDVSQRTVSV is encoded by the coding sequence ATGCCTGACCTGCTAGACCGTTACCCGCTCACGGCGGGCACCTATCACGAACTGCTCGACGACAGCGGCGCCGTGCGCACGCATTGGCGGCGCCTGTTCGAGCAGGTGCAGCGCAGTTCGCCTGCACAATTGGTACAGCGCCAGGCGTTGCTGGCGCGACAGATCCAGGAAAACGGCGTCACTTACAATGTCTACGCCGACCCCAAGGGTGCCGACCGCCCCTGGGAGCTGGACCTGTTGCCCCACGTGATCGCCGCCGAGGAGTGGCAGCACCTGTCGGCCGGTATCGCCCAGCGTGCACGGCTGCTCAACGCGGTGCTGGCGGATCTGTATGGCCCGCAGCGCCTGATTGCCGAGGGCCTGCTGCCGGCGGAACTGGTGTTTGGCCATAACAATTTCCTGTGGCCGTGCCAGGGGATCCAGCCGCCTGCCGGCACCTTCCTGCACCTGTATGCAGTGGACCTGGCGCGCACCCCCGACGGGCGCTGGTGGGTCACCGCGGACCGCACCCAGGCACCGTCTGGCGCCGGTTATGCGCTGGAAAACCGCACCATCGTGTCCCGCGCGTTTCCCGAACTCTATCGCGACCTGCAGGTGCAACACCTGGCGGGGTTCTTCCGGACCCTGCAGGAAACCCTGGCCCGCCAGGCACCCAGCGCCGAGGAAGTGCCGCTGGTGGTGCTGTTGACCCCCGGGCGATTCAACGAGAGCTATTTCGAGCACCTGTACTTGGCCCGCCAACTGGGTTATCCACTGGTCGAAGGCGGTGACCTGACGGTGCGGGATGCCACCGTCTACCTCAAGACCCTGAGTGGCCTGCGCCGGGTCCACGCGATCATGCGCCGGCTCGATGATGACTTCTGCGACCCGTTGGAGCTGCGCACCGACTCGGCCCTCGGCGTTCCAGGATTGCTCGATGCGGTGCGCCAGGGCCGGGTGCTGGTGGCCAACGCCCTGGGCAGCGGTGTTTTGGAATCGCCAGGCCTGTTGGGGTTTCTACCGAAGATCAATCAATACCTGTTCGGTGAGGAACTGCTCCTGCCGTCCATTGCCACCTGGTGGTGCGGCGAACCACCGGTGCTGGAGCAAGCGCTGGCGAAACTCCCCGAGCTGCTGATCAAGCCGGCCTTTCCCTCACAGAGTTTTATCCCGGTGTTTGGCCGCGACTTGAGTGAAAAACAGCGCGTTGATCTGATACAGCGCATCCGTGCGCGACCCTATGCCTATGTGGCGCAAGAACTGGCCCAGCTGTCCCAGGCGCCAGTGTGGCAGGCCGAAACCGGCCAATTGCAGCCACGGGCCATCGGTATGCGGGTGTATGCGGTGGCCAGTCGCGACGGCTATCGGGTATTGCCCGGTGGCCTGACCCGGGTGGCCGCCGAGGCGGATGCCGAAGTGGTCTCGATGCAGCGTGGCGGTGCGAGCAAAGACACCTGGGTGCTGGGCGAGCGGGCCCCCGTCGGCGAACAATGGAAAGCCCAGCGAACCCTCGGCGTGCACGACCTGGTGCGGCGCGATCCGTACCTGCCGTCGCGGGTGGTGGAAAACCTGTTCTGGTTCGGCCGTTATTGCGAGCGCTGCGATGACAGCGCGCGTTTGCTGCGCATCATGCTTGCGCGTTATGTCGACGGCGACGATCCGCAGGCCCTGCAAGCGGCTGTCGAGCTGGGGGAAAGCCTGATGCTGCTGCCCGAGGAGGGCGAATTGCCCGAGCGCCTGCTCGCCGCCTTGCTCGGTGCCGACTGGTCGTTCAGCCTGCGCGCCAACCTGCAGCGCTTGCAGTGGGCAGCGTCCCAGGTGCGCGGCAAGCTGTCGCGCGAGAACTGGCAGGCGTTGGTGGAGTTGCAGCGCGAAGCCATGGCGCTTTCGACCGAGGCCGCGGATTTTGGCGAGTTGCTGGATTTTCTCAACCGCCTGGTGATGTCGCTGGCCGCGTTGTCAGGGTTTGCCCTGGACGACATGACCCGCGACGAAGGCTGGCGCTTCTTGATGATCGGCCGGCGCATCGAGCGTTTGCAGTTCTTGAGCAGCAGCCTTGCGGGCTTTCTGCGTGGCGCCGGGGCGTTCGATCAGGCGGGCCTGGAGTGGTTGCTCGAATTGGGTAACAGCAGCATCACCTACCGCTCCCGTTACCTGGCCGTGGCGCAGTTGATCCCGGTGCTGGACCTGTTGTTGCTCGATGAACAGAACCCCCATGCGGTGTTGTTCCAGTTGAAACTGGTGAGCCGCTCCCTGAAGCGCTTGAACCACGACTTCGCTGCGCCTGCCGAGGCGGCCTTGCCACTGTTGGTGGAGCGCCTGGCCGGGTTTGACCTTGGCTGCCTGGAAAACCCGCTTTTCGGTGACAGCAGTGTGCGCGCCGCCCTCGATGGCCTGGCGGACTTGCTGCAGGAGGTCGCCGATGTCAGCAACCAGGTGTCCGATCGCCTGGCCTTGCGGCATTTCGCCCATGTCGACGATGTCAGCCAACGTACGGTGTCCGTGTGA
- a CDS encoding transglutaminase family protein, producing MKSARYQILHDTHYRYDSPVSLAQQLAHLWPRPCAWQRCTEQQLLISPSPTTRRDELDVFGNPLTRLAFERPHDELQVNARLTVEVLARALPDFQQSPAWEATRSALTYSGQSVADQVLQACRYRFESPYVHLKSPFVEFSESCFAPGRPLMLGVQALMQKIFSEFTFDAEATQVATPLVEVLERRRGVCQDFAHLMLACVRSRGLAARYVSGYLLTQPPPGQARLIGADASHAWVSVFCPVVGWVDFDPTNNVQPALEHITLAWGRDFSDVSPLRGVILGGGSHDPEVRVTVLPMD from the coding sequence GTGAAAAGTGCCCGCTATCAGATTCTCCACGACACCCATTATCGCTACGACAGCCCGGTGTCCCTGGCCCAGCAGTTGGCCCATTTGTGGCCGCGGCCCTGTGCCTGGCAGCGCTGCACCGAGCAGCAGTTGTTGATCAGCCCATCACCGACGACCCGTCGCGATGAGCTGGACGTGTTCGGCAACCCGCTGACCCGCCTGGCATTCGAGCGACCCCACGATGAGTTGCAGGTCAATGCCCGGCTGACGGTCGAGGTGCTGGCCCGGGCATTGCCCGACTTCCAGCAGTCGCCGGCCTGGGAGGCGACCCGCAGCGCGCTGACCTACAGTGGCCAGTCAGTCGCCGACCAGGTGCTGCAGGCGTGTCGTTATCGCTTCGAGTCGCCGTATGTGCACTTGAAGAGCCCCTTCGTCGAATTCTCCGAAAGCTGTTTTGCGCCGGGGCGGCCGCTGATGCTGGGGGTACAGGCGTTGATGCAGAAGATCTTCAGCGAGTTCACCTTCGACGCCGAGGCCACGCAGGTCGCAACTCCGCTGGTGGAGGTGCTGGAGCGGCGGCGGGGGGTGTGCCAGGACTTTGCGCACCTGATGCTGGCGTGTGTGCGTTCCAGGGGATTGGCCGCGCGTTACGTCAGTGGCTATCTGCTGACGCAACCACCTCCCGGGCAGGCGCGGCTGATCGGCGCCGATGCGTCCCATGCCTGGGTGTCGGTGTTCTGTCCGGTAGTGGGGTGGGTGGATTTTGATCCGACCAACAATGTCCAGCCGGCGCTGGAGCACATCACCCTGGCCTGGGGCCGGGATTTTTCCGATGTGTCGCCGTTGCGTGGGGTGATTCTGGGGGGCGGCAGCCATGACCCGGAAGTGCGGGTGACGGTCTTGCCGATGGACTAG
- a CDS encoding TIGR00730 family Rossman fold protein: protein MSLTSVCVFCGASTGTDPAYREAAIALGQELARRKLTLVYGGGAVGLMGIVADAALAAGGEVIGIIPESLKNKEIGHNGLTRLEVVDGMHARKARMAELSDAFIALPGGLGTFEELFEVWTWGQLGYHGKPLGLLEVNGFYSKLTAFLDHVVGEGFVRGQHRDMLQTSESPQDLLDALDAWQPVVSPKWDGQKPD, encoded by the coding sequence ATGTCTTTAACATCTGTTTGTGTGTTTTGCGGCGCCAGCACCGGTACCGACCCGGCCTATCGAGAGGCCGCGATTGCCCTGGGCCAGGAACTGGCTCGGCGCAAGCTGACGCTGGTGTACGGCGGTGGCGCGGTCGGCTTGATGGGGATTGTTGCCGACGCCGCACTGGCGGCCGGTGGCGAAGTGATCGGAATCATTCCCGAAAGCCTGAAAAACAAGGAAATCGGCCACAACGGCCTGACTCGCCTGGAAGTGGTCGACGGCATGCACGCCCGCAAGGCGCGCATGGCAGAACTGAGCGACGCCTTTATCGCCCTGCCCGGCGGCCTGGGCACCTTCGAGGAACTGTTCGAAGTCTGGACCTGGGGTCAGCTCGGCTACCACGGCAAACCGCTGGGTCTGCTGGAAGTGAATGGTTTCTACAGCAAACTCACTGCATTTCTTGATCATGTCGTCGGTGAAGGCTTCGTTCGCGGCCAGCACCGTGACATGCTGCAAACGAGCGAATCGCCGCAGGATCTGCTGGATGCACTGGATGCCTGGCAGCCGGTGGTCAGCCCCAAATGGGACGGGCAAAAACCCGATTAA
- the azu gene encoding azurin yields the protein MFAKLVAVSLLTLASSQLMAAECKVTVDSTDQMSFNTKAIEIDKSCKTFTVELTHSGSLPKNVMGHNLVISTEADMQPIATDGLAAGIDKNYLKEGDTRVIAHTKIIGAGEKDSVTFDVSKLDAAQKYGFFCSFPGHISMMKGTITLK from the coding sequence ATGTTTGCCAAACTTGTTGCGGTATCCCTGCTGACACTGGCTAGCAGCCAACTGATGGCTGCCGAATGCAAGGTCACCGTTGATTCCACTGACCAGATGTCCTTCAACACCAAGGCCATTGAAATCGACAAGAGCTGCAAAACATTCACCGTCGAGCTGACCCACTCCGGCAGCCTGCCGAAGAACGTCATGGGCCACAACCTGGTGATCAGCACTGAAGCTGACATGCAACCGATCGCCACCGATGGCCTGGCTGCCGGCATCGACAAGAACTACCTCAAGGAAGGCGATACCCGCGTGATCGCCCACACCAAGATCATCGGTGCTGGCGAGAAAGACTCCGTGACCTTTGACGTGTCGAAACTCGACGCTGCGCAAAAATACGGCTTCTTCTGCTCGTTCCCTGGCCACATCTCGATGATGAAAGGCACCATTACCCTGAAGTAA
- the nadE gene encoding ammonia-dependent NAD(+) synthetase — translation MQAVQREIAEQLKVQPPFADQAALEAEIVRRIGFIQDCLVNSGLKSLVLGISGGVDSLTAGLLAQRAMRELRERSGDAGYKFIAVRLPYETQFDEHEAQASVDFIAPDERHTVNIGPAVKALASEVAAFEGKHAVSVDFVLGNTKARMRMVAQYTIAGAAHGLVIGTDHAAEAVMGFFTKFGDGACDLAPLSGLVKNQVRAIARHFGAPESLVEKVPTADLEDLSPGKPDEASHGVTYTEIDAFLHGEPVREEAFRIICDTYRKTHHKRVMPFAP, via the coding sequence ATGCAAGCCGTACAGCGTGAGATTGCTGAACAGCTCAAGGTCCAACCGCCCTTCGCCGACCAGGCTGCCCTGGAAGCGGAAATCGTGCGGCGGATCGGTTTCATCCAGGACTGCCTGGTCAATTCCGGGCTCAAGAGCCTGGTGCTGGGCATCAGTGGTGGCGTCGACTCGCTGACCGCAGGCCTGCTGGCCCAACGCGCCATGCGTGAACTGCGCGAGCGCAGCGGTGATGCGGGCTACAAATTCATCGCCGTGCGCCTGCCGTACGAAACCCAGTTCGATGAACACGAAGCCCAGGCTTCGGTGGACTTCATTGCGCCCGATGAGCGCCACACGGTCAACATCGGTCCGGCAGTCAAGGCACTGGCCAGTGAGGTCGCGGCCTTTGAAGGCAAACATGCGGTGTCGGTGGATTTCGTGCTGGGCAATACCAAGGCGCGCATGCGCATGGTCGCCCAGTACACCATCGCCGGTGCCGCCCACGGCCTGGTGATTGGCACTGACCACGCCGCCGAAGCGGTGATGGGTTTTTTCACCAAGTTCGGTGACGGCGCCTGTGACCTCGCGCCCCTCAGCGGCCTGGTGAAAAACCAGGTACGGGCCATCGCCCGGCACTTCGGCGCGCCTGAGTCACTGGTGGAAAAAGTCCCTACCGCCGACCTCGAGGACCTGTCGCCGGGTAAACCGGACGAAGCCTCCCATGGCGTCACCTACACCGAGATCGATGCCTTCCTGCACGGTGAGCCGGTGCGTGAAGAAGCATTCCGGATCATTTGTGACACCTATAGAAAGACCCATCACAAGCGGGTGATGCCGTTTGCTCCGTGA
- the pncB gene encoding nicotinate phosphoribosyltransferase: MSESVFADRIVQNLLDTDFYKLTMMQAVLHNYPNVEVEWEFRCRNSEDLRPYLAEIRFQIERLAELSLSADQLGFLERISFMKPDFLRFLGLFRFNLRYIHTGIEQGELFIRLRGPWLHVILFEVPLLAIVSEVRNRYRYREVVLEQAREQLYRKFDWLSANASSEELSELQVADFGTRRRFSYRVQEEVVNVLKHDFPGRFVGTSNVHLSREIDMKPLGTMAHEWIMAHQQLGPRLIDSQSAALDCWVREYRGLLGIALTDCITTDAFLNDFDLYFAKLFDGLRHDSGDPILWAEKAIAHYHKLGIEPMSKTLVFSDSLTLPRSLEIFRALRGRINVSFGIGTNLTCDIPGVEPMSIVLKMAACNGQPVAKISDEPGKTHCKDPNFVAYLRHVFQVPAALSGNSSKE, translated from the coding sequence ATGAGCGAGAGTGTGTTTGCCGATCGCATCGTGCAGAACCTGCTCGACACCGACTTCTACAAGCTGACCATGATGCAGGCGGTGCTGCACAACTACCCTAACGTTGAAGTCGAATGGGAGTTTCGCTGCCGCAACAGCGAAGACCTGCGCCCTTACCTGGCGGAAATCCGTTTTCAGATCGAGCGCCTGGCCGAGTTGAGCCTGAGTGCCGACCAGTTGGGTTTCCTGGAGCGCATCAGCTTCATGAAGCCGGACTTCCTGCGTTTTCTCGGGCTGTTCCGCTTCAATCTGCGCTACATCCACACCGGCATCGAACAGGGCGAATTGTTCATCCGCCTGCGCGGGCCATGGCTGCATGTGATTTTGTTCGAGGTGCCGTTGCTGGCGATTGTCAGCGAGGTGCGCAACCGCTATCGCTACCGCGAAGTGGTGCTCGAGCAAGCCCGCGAGCAGCTGTATCGCAAGTTCGACTGGCTGAGTGCCAACGCCAGCAGCGAGGAGTTGTCCGAGTTGCAGGTCGCGGATTTCGGCACCCGTCGCCGGTTTTCCTACCGGGTCCAGGAAGAAGTGGTCAACGTGCTCAAGCACGACTTCCCGGGGCGCTTCGTCGGCACCAGCAACGTGCACCTGTCCCGGGAAATCGACATGAAACCGCTGGGCACCATGGCCCACGAGTGGATCATGGCCCACCAGCAACTCGGCCCAAGGCTGATCGACAGCCAGAGCGCCGCCCTCGATTGCTGGGTCCGCGAATACCGTGGCCTGCTCGGCATTGCCCTGACCGACTGCATCACCACCGATGCATTCCTCAACGATTTCGACCTGTACTTCGCCAAGCTGTTCGACGGCCTGCGCCACGACTCCGGGGACCCGATCCTGTGGGCGGAAAAAGCCATCGCCCACTATCACAAGCTCGGCATCGAGCCGATGAGCAAGACCCTGGTGTTCTCCGACAGCCTGACGCTGCCCCGCTCGCTGGAGATCTTCCGGGCGTTGCGCGGGCGGATCAATGTCAGCTTTGGCATCGGAACCAACCTGACCTGTGACATTCCCGGTGTCGAACCCATGAGCATCGTGCTTAAAATGGCCGCCTGCAACGGCCAGCCCGTCGCCAAGATTTCCGACGAGCCTGGCAAGACCCACTGCAAGGATCCGAATTTCGTCGCCTATTTGCGACATGTGTTTCAAGTACCTGCCGCCCTATCTGGCAATTCAAGCAAGGAGTGA
- a CDS encoding LysR family transcriptional regulator has product MLNKRHLPSITALQCFEAVTRHLSFTRAAEELNLTQSAVSKQVAQLEELLQHLLFRRVRRRLQMTPAGDLYLVEVRKILTQVEMSTHYLRSYGGETEVLRVSTPPTFGARWLVPRLKGWRLRHPQIHLDLCSEQEADDLLQGRADLAFYFGQGSRPGTECLKLFGEELVPVCAPGSLPEHPFTDPTQLTDLVLLQNASRPQAWHDWFDSQGYQTEHSYHGPRFETFYMCIRAAQVGCGVALLPRFLVEEELADGKLVIPWQHAMPSSDAYYLAYPEHSAEVPKVRDFVKWMLEQIDTPAAN; this is encoded by the coding sequence ATGCTGAATAAACGCCACTTGCCATCGATCACTGCCCTGCAGTGCTTTGAAGCGGTCACCCGCCACCTGAGCTTCACCCGCGCCGCCGAAGAGTTGAACCTGACTCAGAGCGCAGTGAGCAAACAGGTGGCGCAACTGGAAGAGCTGTTGCAGCACCTGCTGTTTCGCCGGGTCCGGCGACGCCTGCAAATGACCCCGGCTGGGGATCTGTACCTGGTTGAAGTCCGAAAAATCCTTACCCAGGTCGAAATGTCGACCCACTACCTGCGCTCCTACGGTGGCGAGACAGAAGTCTTGCGGGTGTCCACCCCGCCTACTTTTGGTGCCCGCTGGCTGGTGCCCCGCCTCAAGGGTTGGCGCCTGCGCCATCCGCAGATTCATCTGGACCTGTGCAGCGAACAGGAAGCCGACGACCTGCTGCAAGGCCGTGCCGACCTGGCGTTCTACTTCGGCCAGGGCTCTCGACCGGGCACTGAGTGCCTGAAGCTGTTCGGCGAAGAACTGGTCCCGGTGTGCGCGCCCGGCAGCCTGCCGGAGCACCCCTTCACGGACCCGACCCAGCTCACCGACCTGGTGTTGCTGCAAAATGCCTCGCGGCCCCAGGCCTGGCACGACTGGTTCGACAGCCAGGGTTACCAGACCGAACACAGCTACCACGGGCCACGCTTCGAGACGTTCTACATGTGCATCCGCGCCGCGCAAGTCGGCTGTGGCGTGGCCCTGTTGCCGCGTTTCCTGGTGGAAGAAGAACTGGCCGACGGCAAGCTGGTCATTCCCTGGCAGCATGCAATGCCCAGCAGTGACGCCTATTACCTGGCCTACCCGGAACACTCGGCGGAGGTGCCCAAGGTCCGGGATTTTGTGAAGTGGATGCTGGAGCAGATCGATACCCCGGCAGCCAACTGA